A genomic window from Blastocatellia bacterium includes:
- a CDS encoding TonB-dependent receptor — protein sequence MLQRRSTAPFVVGCLALLLFGLPCLGSVAAYRAAAQEFVANIEGVVTDPQNAVVVGAAVTLENEATGLQRKTTTNSAGFYTFRLLPVGRYRITTEAPGFARKVLTGIVLEIDQIARVDIELSVSGVVEQETVTAQAPLVESRSATLGDVIDNRRVEQLPLNGRNFIQLALIVAGATVAPQGGTTEQWNTAGGRLGFSSNGQRDDRNVFSLDGVTIQEPSILVVNINPAPDAIQEFKVLQNSYSAEAGLFGGGQVTITTKSGTNEFHGTVYEYLRNDKLDAKNFFDDPKRDIPPFKRNQFGFALHGPIVKDRAFFFGHYEGLREVFSPTNVTRLPTASERRGDFSGINPLTGQPYRTIYDPATCPFACVRFPNNIIPANRIHPLARAVLDRMPLPNFGTTQPGFNHLNVGREPTTADQFNIRIDHQMTTNHSLFGRYSFLDSEILDDFVGNLFESNPPPPSGFGTNRNDAGQNLAIGLTSVVSPAVVNEFRFGYNRFRGQREHVNKDSGFLNQFLPNRTPGSSNTAMPSFAIGAGFADLGDSDVFVPNLRNSDIFQFVDNMVWTRGRHTIKYGVDYRYIKNRNTVEIFSNGTFSFQGDTPTAATGSLFQFDFNSGMAFADFLLGRPWLSFYTAGRGADNMRLNYWGFYFNDEFRVNRRLTLNFGVREEFYTGPTDQDGEAAILDPANGNRVIVSAPGGRIKPELLANPLIRRVVPNLTFVTNQEAGLPLSLLKPDYSNIQPRFGLAWDLFGSGKTVLRAGVGTYVGIINLGVTSDIQVPPITFHLFGLDLARFGVPGFQPLTYETAFTTGNFGAFPVTYNPEIRNADIYQYSLDIQHELSANLVFSVAYSGSRAIKLLRRAEFNQGVPNVPCVGTPSPTNPRVINCTGPSGRRGQRLKPGGSAFYRTGDGDSDYHGMIARLEKRFSQGLAFTAGYTFSKSLDTASSLNETRSNPTQAMDNFNLDLDRGRSDFDTRHRFVLSGIWELPFGKGRRWVQQGPASWFIGGWQMSGILTLQSGVPLSGRSSVSEADAGTNKGSTIQRPDLICNPNKVPGGRRPERWFNTSCFILPLRFVDGPNMSYTILGNAGRNIVDGPEFENIDLSLEKAFRFAERHSIHFRADFFNLFNHPNFRNPGLIFGTPNFGVITEATTPRQIQFSLRYSF from the coding sequence ATGTTGCAAAGAAGAAGCACCGCTCCATTCGTTGTCGGTTGTCTTGCCCTCCTGTTGTTCGGGCTGCCATGTCTCGGCTCGGTGGCCGCCTACCGAGCTGCTGCACAAGAGTTCGTGGCGAATATCGAGGGCGTGGTGACCGATCCTCAAAACGCCGTGGTTGTTGGCGCCGCTGTGACGCTGGAGAATGAAGCCACTGGCCTCCAGCGGAAGACCACAACCAACAGCGCAGGATTTTACACATTTCGGCTGCTTCCGGTCGGCCGCTACCGGATTACCACGGAAGCGCCGGGTTTCGCACGAAAGGTCCTGACAGGCATCGTGCTGGAGATTGATCAAATCGCCCGCGTTGACATTGAACTGAGCGTCTCCGGCGTTGTCGAGCAAGAGACAGTCACAGCACAAGCGCCGCTGGTTGAATCACGCTCGGCGACGTTGGGCGATGTGATTGACAATCGTCGTGTCGAGCAGTTGCCGCTGAATGGGCGCAACTTCATTCAGTTGGCGTTGATTGTTGCCGGCGCGACCGTCGCGCCTCAAGGTGGCACGACCGAGCAGTGGAATACCGCCGGGGGGCGGTTAGGTTTTTCTTCTAACGGTCAGCGCGATGATCGCAATGTGTTCTCGCTGGATGGCGTGACGATTCAAGAGCCGTCTATTCTCGTGGTGAACATCAATCCGGCGCCCGATGCGATTCAGGAATTCAAGGTGCTGCAAAACAGTTATTCTGCCGAAGCCGGTTTGTTCGGCGGCGGGCAGGTGACCATCACCACGAAGTCCGGCACCAATGAATTCCATGGGACCGTCTACGAGTACTTGCGCAACGACAAGCTCGACGCCAAGAACTTTTTCGACGATCCCAAGCGCGACATTCCGCCGTTTAAGCGCAATCAGTTTGGCTTTGCGCTGCATGGGCCGATTGTCAAGGATCGCGCCTTTTTCTTCGGTCACTACGAAGGGTTGCGCGAGGTCTTTTCACCGACCAACGTGACCCGCTTGCCGACGGCCAGCGAACGGCGTGGAGACTTTTCCGGGATTAACCCGCTCACCGGCCAGCCCTACCGCACGATCTATGATCCGGCGACATGCCCGTTTGCCTGCGTTCGGTTTCCCAATAACATCATTCCGGCCAATCGCATTCACCCGCTGGCGCGCGCTGTGCTGGATCGCATGCCGCTGCCTAATTTTGGGACAACGCAGCCCGGCTTCAACCATCTGAACGTCGGTCGAGAGCCGACTACGGCCGATCAGTTCAACATTCGTATTGACCACCAGATGACGACAAACCATTCGTTGTTTGGCCGGTACAGTTTTCTGGATTCGGAAATTCTCGATGACTTCGTCGGTAATTTGTTTGAGTCGAATCCGCCGCCACCATCGGGATTCGGGACGAATCGGAATGATGCAGGTCAAAACCTGGCCATCGGCTTAACCTCAGTGGTCTCGCCGGCCGTCGTCAATGAATTTCGCTTTGGCTACAACCGGTTTCGTGGGCAGCGTGAGCACGTCAATAAGGATTCGGGATTTCTCAATCAGTTTTTACCCAATCGCACGCCGGGCAGCTCCAATACGGCAATGCCATCGTTCGCTATCGGTGCTGGATTTGCTGATCTGGGCGACTCCGACGTGTTCGTGCCCAACTTGCGCAACAGTGACATCTTTCAGTTTGTTGACAACATGGTGTGGACACGCGGCCGTCACACCATCAAATACGGCGTGGATTATCGCTACATCAAGAACCGCAATACGGTCGAAATCTTCTCCAATGGGACTTTCTCCTTCCAGGGCGATACGCCGACGGCCGCAACAGGCAGTCTCTTCCAGTTTGATTTTAACAGCGGCATGGCGTTTGCCGATTTCCTCTTGGGACGGCCCTGGTTGTCGTTTTACACAGCGGGTCGCGGCGCCGATAACATGCGACTCAACTACTGGGGATTCTATTTCAACGACGAGTTTCGTGTGAATCGGCGGCTGACATTGAACTTCGGTGTGCGTGAAGAGTTCTATACAGGGCCTACTGATCAAGATGGCGAGGCAGCCATTTTGGACCCGGCCAACGGCAATCGCGTGATTGTCTCTGCGCCCGGCGGACGGATCAAGCCGGAGCTGCTTGCCAATCCGCTGATTCGAAGGGTTGTACCGAACTTGACCTTCGTCACCAACCAAGAGGCTGGCTTACCACTGTCGTTATTGAAGCCCGACTATAGCAACATCCAACCGCGCTTTGGTCTCGCCTGGGACCTGTTTGGGTCCGGCAAGACGGTGTTGCGTGCCGGTGTGGGCACGTATGTCGGCATCATCAACCTGGGTGTGACCTCAGACATTCAAGTGCCGCCGATCACGTTTCACTTGTTTGGACTGGACCTAGCGCGGTTTGGGGTGCCCGGCTTCCAGCCGCTCACTTATGAGACGGCCTTCACCACCGGAAATTTCGGCGCTTTCCCGGTGACCTACAACCCTGAGATCAGAAATGCGGACATCTATCAATACTCGCTTGATATTCAACATGAGCTGTCGGCGAATCTGGTTTTCTCGGTCGCGTATTCCGGCTCACGAGCGATCAAGCTGTTGCGTCGCGCCGAGTTTAATCAGGGTGTACCGAATGTGCCGTGTGTGGGAACGCCGAGTCCGACCAATCCGCGAGTGATCAACTGCACCGGCCCAAGCGGCCGACGCGGACAACGACTCAAACCGGGAGGCTCAGCTTTTTATCGCACCGGTGATGGTGATTCAGACTACCACGGGATGATTGCCCGGCTGGAGAAGCGATTTAGCCAGGGGCTAGCATTCACCGCTGGCTATACGTTTTCCAAGTCGCTCGATACGGCTTCCTCACTGAATGAAACCAGAAGCAATCCGACGCAAGCGATGGACAATTTCAACCTGGACCTGGATCGAGGTCGCTCAGACTTCGACACGCGCCATCGCTTCGTGTTGAGTGGCATCTGGGAGTTGCCGTTTGGCAAAGGGCGGCGTTGGGTGCAACAAGGGCCGGCCAGTTGGTTCATCGGTGGATGGCAAATGAGTGGTATCCTCACGTTGCAATCGGGTGTGCCGCTCTCCGGTCGCTCGTCCGTCAGTGAAGCCGATGCCGGCACCAACAAAGGCTCAACCATCCAACGACCTGATCTGATCTGTAATCCCAACAAAGTGCCCGGCGGTCGTCGGCCTGAGCGATGGTTTAACACCAGTTGCTTCATTCTCCCTCTCCGGTTCGT